The proteins below are encoded in one region of Nocardioides marmorisolisilvae:
- the ccmA gene encoding heme ABC exporter ATP-binding protein CcmA, translating into MSKERAKSPAEPPVLRVRGLTRRYGEHSIVTDLDLDVAAGEAVALVGRNGAGKSTVLRCITGVDKPTEGTVELDGATLDERSPAVRAGLSVVMDDLDFFPDLSVVEHLDLFARAHRVPDAETVVDDVLHEVGLIDQSGQLPGTLSSGQRRRLALASAFVRPRRLLVLDEPEQRLDSAGLDWLAGRLQREKAEGLAVLLASHADQLVAAVADRVVTLGEHEQEVPS; encoded by the coding sequence GTGAGCAAGGAGCGCGCCAAGTCCCCCGCCGAGCCGCCAGTGCTGCGGGTCCGCGGCCTCACCCGGCGGTACGGCGAGCACTCCATCGTCACCGACCTGGACCTCGACGTTGCCGCCGGTGAGGCCGTCGCGCTGGTCGGTCGCAACGGCGCCGGCAAGTCCACCGTGCTGCGCTGCATCACCGGCGTCGACAAGCCGACCGAAGGCACCGTCGAGCTCGACGGCGCCACCCTCGACGAGCGCTCCCCCGCGGTGCGTGCCGGCCTGTCGGTGGTGATGGACGATCTGGACTTCTTTCCCGACCTGAGCGTCGTCGAGCATCTCGACCTGTTCGCCCGTGCACACCGGGTGCCCGATGCCGAGACGGTCGTCGACGACGTCCTCCACGAGGTCGGGCTCATCGACCAGTCCGGGCAGCTCCCCGGAACGCTGTCCTCGGGCCAGCGCCGCCGACTGGCGCTCGCGAGCGCCTTCGTGCGGCCCCGACGACTGCTGGTGCTCGACGAACCCGAGCAGCGGCTGGACTCCGCCGGCCTCGACTGGCTGGCCGGCAGACTGCAACGGGAGAAGGCCGAGGGTCTCGCCGTACTCCTGGCCAGCCACGCCGACCAGCTGGTCGCCGCGGTGGCCGACCGCGTCGTGACCCTGGGCGAGCACGAGCAGGAGGTCCCGAGCTGA
- a CDS encoding DUF6297 family protein, translating into MVANVVINVGRVSGQLCTSAGCREGRTALPWLVALAALLLVVAVARLFGPVFVSPATASWLLPAPIDRPSVLRPRLVWALLVALPAAALLAAVGSTLAGFAAGPVAAFAVSAGGLAVAGVGIAALAQSRRGIASRVLVWLLAALLWAALLVLALGVAPRLESPRHLTATWWAVLAAAAALAVALGVLSVTRLGRLRDRDVAPGGSLAPGLSGALATLDLALLYDVLVEHRWRGHATVRSRRGLPAGPEALVRTEVTRMLRSPQTVVVLAAAVVAPYAVAATGAGRLTLLVAALAGFLAGLPLLVALRVLTRTPSLLRMLPFPVAETRRLVLRLPGLLLIAFGLACVPAVHAAVGGTPTGAVGIGFAIGLSALASAVRWVTGRPPDYSRPLVSTPAGGVPTNLYGSALRGFDMLLVTTAPLLLSPTGNGAFFSLVLSLVVLGYLTARQ; encoded by the coding sequence ATGGTCGCCAACGTGGTCATCAACGTCGGCCGGGTCTCCGGCCAGCTGTGCACCTCGGCCGGCTGCCGGGAAGGGCGCACCGCACTGCCCTGGCTGGTCGCCCTCGCGGCGCTGTTGCTGGTGGTGGCGGTGGCCCGGCTCTTCGGGCCGGTGTTCGTGTCGCCCGCGACCGCGTCGTGGCTGCTGCCGGCCCCGATCGACCGACCCTCGGTGCTCCGACCACGCCTGGTCTGGGCGCTCCTGGTGGCCCTCCCCGCCGCGGCCCTGCTCGCGGCGGTGGGCAGCACGCTCGCCGGGTTCGCGGCCGGACCGGTCGCTGCCTTCGCCGTCAGCGCCGGTGGTCTCGCCGTGGCCGGCGTCGGCATCGCGGCGCTCGCCCAGTCCCGGCGGGGCATCGCGTCCCGGGTGCTGGTCTGGCTGCTCGCCGCATTGCTGTGGGCGGCTCTGCTGGTGCTCGCTCTCGGTGTCGCACCGCGGCTGGAGTCGCCGCGACACCTGACGGCCACATGGTGGGCGGTGCTGGCGGCTGCGGCGGCGCTGGCCGTGGCCCTGGGGGTGCTCTCGGTGACCCGGCTGGGGCGGCTGCGTGACCGCGACGTCGCCCCCGGGGGCTCGCTCGCGCCCGGCCTGTCCGGAGCGCTGGCCACCCTCGACCTCGCCCTGCTCTATGACGTCCTGGTCGAGCACCGGTGGCGGGGCCACGCCACGGTGCGGTCCCGCCGCGGGCTGCCGGCAGGCCCGGAGGCGCTGGTCCGCACCGAGGTCACCCGGATGCTCCGCAGTCCGCAGACCGTCGTGGTGCTGGCCGCCGCCGTGGTCGCGCCGTACGCCGTGGCCGCGACCGGCGCAGGCCGACTGACGCTGCTGGTGGCCGCGCTCGCCGGCTTCCTCGCGGGCCTGCCGCTGCTGGTCGCCCTGCGGGTGCTCACCCGAACCCCCAGCCTGCTGCGGATGCTGCCGTTCCCGGTCGCCGAGACGCGACGGCTCGTGCTCCGGCTGCCCGGCCTGCTGCTCATCGCCTTCGGTCTTGCCTGCGTGCCCGCGGTCCATGCCGCGGTCGGCGGGACGCCCACCGGTGCGGTGGGCATCGGCTTCGCAATCGGGCTGTCCGCGCTCGCCTCCGCCGTCCGCTGGGTGACCGGGCGACCGCCGGACTACTCCCGGCCGCTCGTGTCCACGCCGGCCGGCGGCGTACCGACGAACCTCTATGGCAGTGCCCTGCGCGGGTTCGACATGCTGCTGGTCACCACGGCCCCGCTGCTGCTCTCCCCGACGGGCAACGGCGCATTCTTCTCCCTGGTCCTGTCGCTGGTGGTGCTCGGCTACCTCACTGCCCGTCAGTAG
- a CDS encoding dihydrofolate reductase family protein, producing the protein MVTQYYTASSVDGFIADPDNSLSWLLSRDIDEHGPMGYAGVRAGWGAMCMGATTYQWIVDNHDDGWPYSMPCWVFTHRDFPPRDGDIRFTSAPIADVHAEMVAAAGGKNVWVVGGGDLVGQFHDAGLLDEVWVQYAPVTLGGGAPMLPRRIELRLTDLAQNRDFACARYDVVRESATDGQ; encoded by the coding sequence ATGGTGACTCAGTACTACACCGCCTCCAGTGTCGACGGCTTCATCGCCGACCCGGACAACTCCCTGTCCTGGCTGCTGTCCCGTGACATCGACGAGCACGGCCCGATGGGCTATGCCGGGGTCCGGGCCGGCTGGGGGGCGATGTGCATGGGCGCGACGACGTACCAGTGGATCGTGGACAACCACGACGACGGCTGGCCCTACTCGATGCCGTGCTGGGTGTTCACCCACCGAGACTTCCCGCCGCGGGACGGCGACATCCGGTTCACCTCCGCGCCGATCGCAGACGTGCACGCGGAGATGGTCGCCGCGGCCGGCGGGAAGAACGTCTGGGTCGTCGGCGGTGGCGACCTGGTCGGACAGTTCCACGACGCCGGTCTGCTCGATGAGGTGTGGGTGCAGTACGCCCCCGTGACGCTCGGCGGTGGCGCACCGATGCTGCCGCGACGGATCGAGCTGAGGCTCACCGACCTTGCGCAGAACCGCGACTTCGCCTGCGCACGGTACGACGTCGTCCGCGAGTCGGCTACTGACGGGCAGTGA